AGGCTCGTCTGAGGTCTTCTTGAACGATGGGTACTCGTCGTCGTCGACGGAACACctctggaagtgaattgcaaatgcGTATCAGATATGGTATCCCTGGTGGTTATTAAGACGATACAAAAATAGTACTGTAGCACGAGTGGTAAATTTACCTTGACGTTAGCTAGATCGACATTGTTCTCCTCCAAGAAACTGATGAACTCCCTGAAGTTCTCTTCTGTTGGGAGGTAGTGGCCGCTGTAAGGCCATATTGCCTTAAGAATGCCATCTTTGGCAACCAACCTACCGGCAGCGGTTGTTGCCGCCCCGGCTAGGAAACTCGAGTGCTGAAATTTACCCTTCTTCTTCTGCTCACAAGAGATGAATTTACAGTCAGGACTGATTCATCATGGCACAGAATGTAATTACCATGCACGACTGCTGAACTAGTATAGAGAGAAGAAAAGGATGGAACATTTCCAAGTACCTGCCCGATGTATAGTGATCTAGTTGTGCTCAGCACAAATATCCATTTCGAGTCCTCGGTGGTTTCTACGAGAAGGCCGCTTCTCCTGTACATTAGCTTCCCTTGCTCCACAATAACCTCATACCCTGCCCTCTCGTTCTGCGATTCGAGTAACATTCAAATCAGATCAATTAATCTCTTGGAAATTTGAACATGCAAGATTCAACTTTGAGGTCTGTGCTGTGTATCTTGAGACAGAAAAGAGGATGTCACTTACTGGTCCGAGGTACATAATCAACTGGGAATACAGCTTGCTTCTCGGGCACTTTTGGTGATGAACGTCTTTCCCGGCTCCGATATCCAGCCTGAAAAGGAGTACAAAACAAGGAACGCGCTGTCAGGATCACTACAAACCTCCCTGTAATTGCACCCCACCCTAGGATTAGGAACATGTTTCAGATGAGCAGGACCAAGTAAGGTAATTACCAGTAGAAGAAGGGCTCTGTGCTGGAACTCGAGGACCagatgtcgtagtagaggtgcaagTTGTGGCCGTAGCGATGGCGCGGGTCAATCTGGAGAACCACAAACAAAGATTTTGACTTGAGTATAAAAACTTAGTGTATGATTTTTTGGAAACCAAAGGAGAAGGCATGGAGGGAGAAGCTTACAGCTTCGAGCCAGTGCTGCAGTGCCAGTTTCTGGGCCTTCTCGTCTTTGGAGAGCCCCTTGCCGACCTTGGCAATCCTCTTCCCAGCCCTTGACCACCGGGAAGCAGCCGTCTCCtgcttggcctcgtcaaagaaggAGATGGACTTGATGTTGAGTGATGCGGAATCGTAGGCCTTCCACCTGAATAATTTCAACGTTGAAATTGTTTTGGTCAGGCACGATGATACTCCAATCAACATGCATGCAGATGCAGGTGAAGATGCAGATGCAGACCAGAGCTCCTCCACGACAATGGCGCAGTCGGCGAGGTTCCTCCGGGTCCGGTGGCCCTTGAAGAGCTTCTGGACCTTGGTGGCCGCGTCGTCCAGCTCGGCCTGAGGCCTCGGAGAGACGAAGTGCGCCTTGGACGGCGACGGCCTCGGGGACTGCTGCTGCTTGCTTCCTGGGCTCTGGAGCACGAGGGTCCCGGGGCGCGCGCCGTTGATGCACCGGCTCGCCGCCTCTGGCTCATCGGCGCCAACCTCCGCCTCCCAGTTCTTGAAGCTGAGCGACCTCTCGAAGAGGCCTCCGGCGCGCGCCATCCTCTTCTTGGGCGGGCCGGCGACGACCCTCGGCGACGGCGACCTCAGCGGTGCCCCGCAGGCATCCCTCGGGCTCTGCAGCTTCTGGGAGTGGAGAAAACTTGGCTCCGTGTTGAGCGGCCTCAGCGAGGACATCTCACCGCTGTGGCACCCCTTTTGTGGAGGAGACTTGTTCTCTTGTCTCTGCAACCGCTGTGGCCCAGCCAGAGGGTCAACTTGATGTTTCTGCAAGGGCAAATCACATAAGAAAAAGATAAGCATATGTCATGGGAAACTAATTGGTTTGGTAGCTGTGGGTTATGAAAGCACAGCCAACCTAAACATCATTACTCTTTTTTAACCAAAAGACTGATGAAGGAAGAAAATAACAAGCACGCAGCTCTGTTTAACCATGACATGACAAGCTCCATGAAGAAACATGGCcaagttcacagagaggaaacagaGCAACAATCGACTAGAAGTAGAAGTAGAAGTAGAACTAGTAGATGGTGTACGTACGTACcaaggatggatggatggatgggcgggGCGCAGCAGATGGAAGTGGAGCAGAGAGGAGCAGGCGATGGATGAGAGTTAAGGTTAGAAGTTGCGCAGCTATATACTAGGAGGAGGAGCGGCGTGGGAGCGGGGGGCGGGGTTGCGGTTGCGGAGGACGGGAGCACAAGTCCAAGTTAAATGCAGAGGACGACGGACGGAGGCGGAAGACCGGCCGTGGCTGACCGGTCGTCGCTGGCACGAGCGGAGACGAGACGAAGGATCCGCGTAGACGCGGGCGCGTGCCGGACTTCCCACGCTTAAACTGCTATTTTCCGTTCATTTCTTTTCTCTTGTTGTTGCTGTTGATGGCCGCGTTTAATAACTTGGAGCGAATGACAGCGACGGTGGAAGAACGTTTTCACGCGCTTCTGCTTCGGAATCCTTCTGGTTTTACCGGGACAGACAGCGTTGCagttactccctccattcggaattatttattttgaaagtagatgtatctaaaactaaaatacatctagatatattcATTTTCAAGACAAGTAATTTCGAATAAAGGAAGTAGTACCCATCGTAACTAATTCCAGGCGGCTGCTCTGCATTATTGAGACGCTAATTAATTTGCGTCGTACGTACGATATCTCACTGGCTAACGACGCACGGCTGACTCCCCCTCCGTGTCGACATCCACATGCTACTGCTAGTAGTAGTACATTGCTCAGCTATATATACATACAAGAATACTCCTACTAGTATAGGTATACGCACGCTTCCCTGCGCTGCGCCCCATGATAACAATTGTACTACATTATGAAGACAAGTACACTGTTTAAAAACACAAGCATAAAGAAAGCAAATAAGTTGATCATACATATTATTAAGTACTGGTACATAATACCAAAAGAAAATAAGTTGGTCCAACACATAATTTATTGCTACACAATACCAAAAGCAAATGATTTTTCCATACCAGGTAGTAAAATCAAAAAATGTGATCATATACTTGATAAATTGCATACAAACCGGATGTTTTTTTAATCTGAACACACTCATTACATTTTCGACATATTTCATTAAACAAAAACGACCGGACCGCGCCCGTCCTCAAAGTCCTTGTTTTTCCTCTCCGGCATCGGCTGTATCCATACCTAGCAAAGATtacacccgtgaagtgaaggtgcggttgcCGACGAGGAAGAGTACGACAAGGGATATGACCAACCCACTTGGGACTTgaggccctgccgcctcccatgcactACTCCTTCCGGGCGGCCCTGCCTTGCCCATAGCGGTTGCTCTGCATTATTCAGATTCTAATTAATTTGCATCGTACCTCAATGGTTGACGACGTATGGCTGACTCTCCCTCTGTGTCGACATCCACCTGCTAGTGGTACATCCTTCGGTAATGTATATAAACATACTACTCCCTcaatatcaaaatataagacattttttcttcttctaaatCTAGACCTAAAATCGTCTTCTATTTTGGCACAGAGAGAGTAGAAAGGGATGTTGTGTTGAGGCCCAGCAAAACCTTGTTATTTCTATTGTATCGCCACTTGAACTCCTCTTTATTTAAACCTTGTTAACCGTTGTTTTATAATATAAAGCGTGGGAAGCTCTTTTCATCAAACAAAATAAGTTGGTCCTATATATAATATACTAGTACATAATACCGACAAATTCATAGATTCGGTTCTTTTCAGCCCGCTTCCGCGCCTCCCAGGATGTGGAGCGACAGGGTTGAATCTGAGGATGTGTTTGAGCGCAGGTTACCTCCACTGGACTTTGCTAAGAAAACGGGTTCTCCGGATGGGAGGGACGGTCTTGAGCAGGTGACCTCCCGTTCTCCTTCCTCTGCTGCTAGTTCGATGCTCGGGAAGACTCCGTCGGGACTGTGGTGGCGATGTCGCCGTGCGGTGACAAGCCTAGTTTGGGAGGGGGGCTCGGGCAGGAGGCCTCGGCTCCCTCCTCTTCTGCGATGGTTAGGGTGGCCGAACCTGTGGCGCCGTTTGATCAGCAGACGCCGGCTGGGTTGGCTTCACGGCCCGAGTCGAGTCTGACTGTCGGGTCGGGTGGGGTGCGGGGGCAGGCGGCCCCGTCCTCTTTTTTCCTCGCGGGACGCCTGGTGGGGAGTCTGGGCAGGCGGCCCAGCCCTCACTAGCCCCGTGCTCGCCGACGGTGGTCTGCGGCTCTTCGACTCCTCTTGTCGGGTCGTCCGTTGGGGGTGGGGCAGGAGGCCTTACCTCAAACGGGGCGACCAGGGAGGAGGTCATCGCTTTTGGAGGTATTCTGTATCCTGTGTCTGAGGGCAGACGGATGAGTTGTCGCCTTCAGGACCAGACGGATGTTGATGATATGCAGCTGAGGTGCGCCatgcgggcggccaagcttcgtgacatggaggtcactactggtatgtcggtcaacacttccaattctattttgcatttttctaatgatgagATCATCCACAATGCAAATgagttaggagtttcactaggtagtaatgatagtgaaatctctaaatctGTTAATGACATTCTCGACCTGGAAGCGGAACATGCCTTAGAGTTGATTCGTAATTTAGCTACGGTTAAACCTATGAACGATTCCGACATTGATGCTTTGGGAGTCAGGGTGCTAGATTCGTTTTGTGTGGATCTTGCCCCATCCATCACTGAGACCGAGGAGATGATGGCTTGTTACCCCTTGAGGAGAGCGCCCCAGTAGAGGGTCATGAGGTTAGAGCTGCGGAGCTCGATTGTGAGGACAGGGTATATGATCAGAACAAGCCTAAGAGAAAGTGGAGGCGTAAGATTTATCCTACATCCGCGGTGCGTAGGAGTGCTAGGGTCCGTACAgccaaaaaattccatgatgaactatgagaggcatcttttggaatagcagaggtctgatggacttggctaaaagaaggtttctggcAGATGCTTCAATTGAACGTAGATTGGACTTTATTGCCCTTTCTGAGACAGGAAGGGACAATTTCTCTCCTCCGTTTTTGAGCACTTTATCCGGAGGTGTCGATTTTGATTGGCACTGCCTTCCCCCAAGAGGAAGATCAGGGGGATCCTTCTAGGGGTGAAATGTGAGGCGTTGGAAGTCCGAAGTGTGGTTATGGGTGACTTCATCGTCAAATTTCGGGTTAGATCCAAAGTCGATGGTTTTAATTGGGAACTAGTTGCGGTGTATGGGGCCGCGCAGCCGGAACTAAAACCAGACTTTTTGGCGGATCTCGTACGGATTTGCGGGTCTGAACGACTCCCAATTTGGCTGGGGGAtatttcaacattattagaaggagAGACGAAAAGAACAATGATAATTTCGACGCCAGGTGGTCATTCATGTTTAATACCATCATTGAAAGCTCGGATcttagagagatagagctttcgggtagAAAATTCACTTGGGCTAATACTTTGCAAAACCCGACGTATGAGAAGCTAGATCGAGTCCTAGCAAGCGTCGATCGTGGTGTCTGTGACCACACGATCTAAGGTTACAGTCCAAGCGTTATCTCGTGGTATCTCTGACCACATCCCTCTGCTGGTTGATTCTGGGGAGGCAACACATGTGGGTAACAAAAATACTTTCTCTTTCGAACTtgcgtggtttgaaagagaaggattCCTGGATCTGATAGCCAGAGAATGGGCGATAGATGCAGGAGGAAGGTCTCCTATtgagagatggcagaataagattagaaacttgagaagtttcttgcgaggatgggctaagcatcttagtgggatCTGTAAGattgaaaaggaaaggctccttacaCTTATCCGGTCCTTAGATGTGAAAGCCGAGTCCACAATTCTGCAACCATCGGAGCTTCATGCCAAAGTTGATGCGGAGATGATATTGAAAGAGCTGTTGAGGGAAGAGGAGTTGAAGTGGGCATTGCGAGCTAAGGTTCGTAAAGTTGTCCAAGGGGACgctaacactcaattctttcatatgatcgccaatggcaagcacagaaagaaaagaatctttcagcttgagcaagacgagGGGACTATCATAGGGCAAGAGAACTTAAAACTTTACATAACCAATTATTACAAGCAACTTTTTGGGCCTCTAGAGGATAATTTTGTGTCCTTGGATGAGTCGAGGATTCAGGATGTGCCTCAGCTGGCTGCCGATGAGAATGATGTATTAACTGCACCATtctcggagaaagaggtgtttgaagcgatttcacagatgaagaataataaagcTCCGGGGCCGGATGAATTTCTGTGGAGTTTTATAAGAGATGTTGGCACATTACTAAAGGGGGATTTGTTTCCGATGTTCCATGATCTAGTCTCCGGACAGCCTTAGTTGTTTCATttgaattttggaacaataacCTTGCTCCCGAAGAAAACAAAGGCTGTGAgaaattgagcagttcaggcctatctgtcttcttaatgttagtttcaatttttttaccaaggttgggactaatagacTCACACAGGTTGCACACTCTGTGGTGCAGCcgacccaaactgctttcatgccggacagaaacatcctaaaaggggttgtggtccttcatgaaatgcTCCATGAAATACATACGAAAAAACTAGAcggggttgttttcaaagtggatttcaaaAAGGCGtacgataaagttaaatggccGTTTCTGCAATAGGCTTTGCGCATGAAAGGTTTCGACCCGGCTTGGAGGAACCAGGTTGAATCCTTCACGCAAAAAGGAAGTGTTGGAATCAAAGTGAATGATGACACATgtcactatttccagacacataaaggcctgagACAAGGAGCGATGtcacctattctgttcaacattgtAGTTGACATGCTGACCATTCTAATAGGTAGGGCAAACGATGCTGGTCAAGTAGGTATCCTggtacctcatctagttgatggaggggtgtctatcctagagtacgctgatgatactatcatatTCATgaagcatgacttggcaaaagcaagaaacatgaagctagtgttatgcttattcgaacaattgaccgggttaaagattaaattTCACAAGAGTGAATTATTTTGCTTTGGaagagccaaagaggaacaagaggcttataagcAATTGTTCGGGTGTGAACTTGGGAATTTACCTTTTACGTATTTGGGTATACCAAtccaccatcgtaagctaacaaatagagaatggaagtgtattgagAATCGATTCGAGAAAAAACTGAGTTGCTGAAAGGGCAAGCTGATGTCGTATGGGGCCCGGCTAATTCTTATTAACTCGGTTCTCACGAGCATGCCTatgtttcttttgtcttttttgagataccAGTTGGAGTTCGGAAAagactggatttctatcgatcccgTTTTTTCTGGCATAGTGATGACTTAAAAAGGAAGTATCGACTCActaaatgggatattatttgtcgaccaaaAGACCAAGGAGGTCCAGGTAtcgaaaatcttgaggtgaaaAACAGATGtcttcttagcaagtggctgtaTAAGTTATTTGTAGAGTCGGATGCCACACGGGCGCAGATTCTGCATAACAAGTACCTTCAGTCCAAAACTTTGTCACAGGTGACAGTGAGGCCGCCGGACTCACTTTTTTGGAAAGGGCTGATGAGAGTTAAATCAGTCTTTTTCAACAGAACTAAGTTTCTAGTCGAAAATGGTACTTccacgagattctgggaggatacgtggctaggGG
The Triticum dicoccoides isolate Atlit2015 ecotype Zavitan chromosome 3A, WEW_v2.0, whole genome shotgun sequence genome window above contains:
- the LOC119268226 gene encoding IQ domain-containing protein IQM1-like, whose protein sequence is MSSLRPLNTEPSFLHSQKLQSPRDACGAPLRSPSPRVVAGPPKKRMARAGGLFERSLSFKNWEAEVGADEPEAASRCINGARPGTLVLQSPGSKQQQSPRPSPSKAHFVSPRPQAELDDAATKVQKLFKGHRTRRNLADCAIVVEELWWKAYDSASLNIKSISFFDEAKQETAASRWSRAGKRIAKVGKGLSKDEKAQKLALQHWLEAIDPRHRYGHNLHLYYDIWSSSSSTEPFFYWLDIGAGKDVHHQKCPRSKLYSQLIMYLGPNERAGYEVIVEQGKLMYRRSGLLVETTEDSKWIFVLSTTRSLYIGQKKKGKFQHSSFLAGAATTAAGRLVAKDGILKAIWPYSGHYLPTEENFREFISFLEENNVDLANVKRCSVDDDEYPSFKKTSDEPTETEEHDEKPTEAEHDETLNSSQIELPEMDIIKEVVAEDNAEAEAAATKMASLPSFKWATAAGARIGCVRDYPADLQSMALEHVNLSPRVVPSPSANRLPIPSPRPSPKIRLSPRLHYMGLPTPTGRRLPIPSPEIRRQQFMGFQTPEVALTLPKHKAK